A region from the Pseudomonas sp. Teo4 genome encodes:
- the ssuD gene encoding FMNH2-dependent alkanesulfonate monooxygenase translates to MSLNIFWFLPTHGDGKYLGTSDGARAVDHGYLQQIAQAADRLGFGGVLIPTGRSCEDSWLVAASLIPVTQRLKFLVALRPGIISPTVAARQAATLDRLSNGRALFNLVTGGDPDELAGDGLHLNHQERYEASVEFTRIWRKVLEGETVDYDGKHIQVKGAKLLYPPIQQPRPPLYFGGSSDAAQDLAAEQVELYLTWGEPPAAVAEKIAQVREKAAAQGREVRFGIRLHVIVRETNEEAWAAADKLISHLDDDTIARAQASLARFDSVGQQRMAALHGGNRDKLEVSPNLWAGVGLVRGGAGTALVGDGPTVAARVKEYAALGIDTFIFSGYPHLEESYRVAELLFPHLDVQRPEQPSSGGYVSPFGEMVANDILPKSVAQS, encoded by the coding sequence ATGAGCCTTAACATTTTCTGGTTCCTCCCAACCCACGGTGACGGCAAGTACCTGGGCACTTCCGACGGTGCCCGTGCCGTCGACCACGGTTACCTGCAGCAGATCGCCCAGGCCGCCGACCGCCTTGGCTTCGGTGGTGTGCTGATTCCTACCGGGCGTTCCTGCGAGGACTCCTGGCTGGTCGCGGCATCACTGATTCCGGTGACCCAGCGCCTGAAGTTCCTGGTTGCCCTGCGCCCAGGCATCATTTCGCCCACCGTGGCCGCCCGCCAGGCAGCGACCCTCGATCGCCTGTCCAATGGTCGCGCTCTGTTCAACCTGGTGACCGGTGGCGACCCAGACGAGCTGGCTGGTGATGGCCTGCATCTGAACCACCAGGAGCGCTACGAAGCGTCCGTGGAGTTCACCCGTATCTGGCGCAAGGTGCTGGAAGGCGAAACGGTCGATTACGACGGCAAGCATATCCAGGTGAAGGGCGCCAAGCTGCTTTACCCGCCGATCCAGCAGCCGCGTCCGCCGCTGTACTTCGGTGGATCTTCTGATGCCGCCCAAGACCTGGCCGCCGAGCAGGTCGAGTTGTACCTGACCTGGGGCGAGCCACCAGCCGCCGTCGCCGAAAAAATCGCCCAGGTACGTGAAAAGGCTGCCGCGCAAGGCCGTGAAGTACGCTTTGGCATTCGCCTGCATGTGATCGTGCGGGAAACCAACGAAGAGGCCTGGGCCGCCGCCGACAAGCTGATTTCGCACCTGGACGACGACACCATCGCCCGTGCTCAAGCTTCGTTGGCGCGTTTCGACTCGGTCGGCCAGCAACGCATGGCTGCGCTGCACGGCGGCAACCGCGACAAACTGGAAGTCAGCCCCAACCTTTGGGCCGGCGTCGGCCTGGTGCGCGGTGGCGCAGGGACTGCCTTGGTAGGCGATGGCCCGACCGTGGCTGCGCGGGTCAAGGAATACGCGGCACTGGGCATCGATACCTTCATCTTCTCGGGTTATCCACACCTGGAAGAGTCCTACCGTGTGGCTGAGCTGCTGTTCCCGCACCTGGATGTGCAGCGCCCTGAGCAACCCAGCAGCGGTGGCTACGTGAGCCCGTTCGGCGAGATGGTGGCCAACGACATCCTGCCCAAATCCGTCGCGCAGAGCTGA
- a CDS encoding peroxiredoxin, whose amino-acid sequence MSLKLGDIAPDFEQDSSEGKIRFHEWLGNSWGVLFSHPADFTPVCTTELGLTAKLKDDFAKRGVKAIALSVDPVDSHHRWIDDINETQNTVVNFPIIADADRKVSDLYDLIHPNASDTLTVRSLFIIDPNKKVRLTITYPASTGRNFNEILRVIDSLQLTDNHKVATPGNWQDGDEVVIVPSLKDEDEIKQRFPRGYRAVKPYLRLTPQPNR is encoded by the coding sequence ATGAGCCTCAAACTCGGCGACATCGCCCCCGACTTCGAACAGGATTCCAGCGAAGGCAAGATCCGCTTCCACGAATGGCTCGGCAACAGCTGGGGTGTGCTGTTCTCCCACCCGGCCGACTTCACCCCGGTGTGCACCACCGAGCTTGGCCTGACCGCCAAGCTCAAGGACGATTTCGCCAAGCGCGGCGTCAAGGCCATCGCGCTGTCGGTGGACCCAGTCGACTCGCACCACCGCTGGATCGATGACATCAATGAAACCCAGAACACCGTGGTCAACTTCCCGATCATCGCCGACGCCGACCGCAAGGTGTCCGACCTGTACGACCTGATTCACCCCAACGCCAGCGACACCCTCACCGTGCGTTCGCTGTTCATCATCGACCCGAACAAGAAGGTGCGCCTGACCATCACCTATCCGGCCAGTACCGGGCGCAACTTCAATGAAATCCTGCGGGTGATCGACTCGCTGCAGCTCACCGACAACCACAAGGTCGCCACACCAGGTAACTGGCAGGACGGTGACGAAGTGGTAATCGTGCCGTCGCTGAAGGATGAGGACGAAATCAAGCAGCGCTTCCCCAGAGGCTACCGCGCCGTGAAGCCCTATCTGCGTCTGACTCCGCAACCTAATCGTTAA
- a CDS encoding OprD family porin produces the protein MYKSSLALAVALGVLAQQAGAAGFIEDSKLSLSSRTMYFNDDNRETGGTDQEESGQGFKLDYLSGFTQGTVGFGVDVQALWGIHLDGGRGSRPNADNSFFPSDSDGSAVHNWARIGGNAKARFSKTEAHFGSALAPNLPILVSNDGRLLPQTFEGGTIQSKEIDNLTLNAGQLTHAMGRASSNRTGLAVSGTGAFRDSNKFQYAGGDWKVTKDLTLQYYYSNLEDYYKQHFLGLTHVYQIDQNQSFKTDLRYFDSSKDGKNGETGYAFGNNSGYAKNAGEVDNKTWSAMFTYTLGGHSLMLGHQQVGDDGGFVWLNQGNVRKDGLTSGLEGAGGASFYLFTDSMINQFARAGENTTFGQYSYDFASLGVPGLKASVAYLRGDDIRLKSGNGTYNEWERDARIDYVIQEGTLKGLGFSLRQGVFRGSEESSADKDQARFIVNYTYSFL, from the coding sequence ATGTACAAGTCCAGCCTGGCCCTGGCCGTGGCACTGGGGGTTCTCGCCCAACAAGCAGGCGCTGCCGGTTTCATCGAGGACAGCAAGCTGTCCCTGAGCTCGCGCACCATGTATTTCAATGATGACAACCGTGAAACCGGTGGTACTGACCAGGAAGAGTCCGGTCAGGGCTTCAAGCTGGACTACCTGTCCGGCTTCACCCAAGGCACTGTAGGTTTCGGGGTTGATGTTCAGGCGCTGTGGGGCATTCACCTGGATGGTGGTCGTGGTAGCCGCCCGAACGCCGACAACTCCTTCTTCCCAAGTGACTCCGATGGCTCCGCAGTCCACAACTGGGCTCGCATCGGCGGCAACGCCAAGGCTCGCTTCTCGAAGACGGAAGCCCACTTCGGTAGCGCACTGGCGCCGAACCTGCCGATCCTGGTATCCAACGACGGCCGTCTGCTGCCTCAAACTTTTGAAGGTGGCACCATTCAGTCGAAGGAAATCGACAATCTGACCCTCAACGCCGGTCAATTGACCCATGCGATGGGCCGAGCTTCGAGCAACCGTACAGGTCTAGCTGTTTCCGGCACCGGTGCTTTCCGTGATAGCAACAAATTCCAGTACGCGGGCGGCGACTGGAAGGTCACTAAAGACTTGACCCTGCAGTACTACTACTCAAACCTGGAAGACTACTACAAGCAGCACTTCCTGGGCCTGACCCACGTCTACCAGATTGACCAGAATCAGTCCTTCAAAACCGACCTGCGCTACTTCGACAGCAGCAAGGATGGCAAGAACGGTGAGACTGGCTATGCATTCGGCAACAACAGCGGTTATGCCAAGAACGCTGGCGAAGTCGACAACAAGACCTGGTCGGCAATGTTCACCTACACCCTGGGTGGCCACTCGCTGATGCTCGGTCACCAGCAGGTTGGTGACGACGGTGGTTTTGTCTGGTTGAACCAGGGTAACGTTCGTAAGGACGGCCTCACGTCCGGCCTGGAAGGCGCTGGTGGCGCTAGCTTCTACCTGTTCACCGACAGCATGATCAACCAGTTCGCCCGTGCTGGTGAGAACACTACTTTCGGCCAGTACTCCTATGACTTCGCCAGCCTGGGTGTGCCAGGCCTGAAAGCTTCGGTGGCCTACCTGCGTGGTGACGACATTCGCTTGAAGTCTGGTAACGGCACCTACAACGAGTGGGAGCGCGATGCGCGCATCGACTACGTTATCCAGGAAGGCACTCTGAAAGGCCTGGGCTTCAGCCTGCGTCAAGGCGTGTTCCGTGGCAGCGAAGAAAGCAGCGCTGACAAGGACCAAGCTCGCTTCATCGTCAACTACACTTACAGCTTCCTGTAA
- a CDS encoding TetR/AcrR family transcriptional regulator translates to MNRTATPRKPRASSQARIEAILAAARELLAEQGVAGLSIYSVAERAQIPPSSVYHFFASVPALLEALTADVHRAFREALSAPIDSSAFSTWHELSRLIEERMLDIYNEDAAARQLILAQHGLSEVVQADRQHDMELGELMHKLFDQHFQLPVMPVDVDVFALAMELSDRVYARSVQLHEAITPRMAEEGKRVFEAYLGLYLPPFLSKR, encoded by the coding sequence ATGAACCGCACCGCCACCCCGCGCAAGCCACGCGCGAGCAGCCAGGCCAGGATCGAAGCGATCCTGGCGGCAGCACGCGAGCTGCTGGCCGAGCAAGGGGTGGCGGGGTTATCCATCTACAGCGTGGCCGAGCGGGCGCAGATTCCGCCGTCCTCGGTGTACCACTTCTTCGCCAGCGTTCCGGCGTTGCTCGAAGCACTGACCGCCGATGTGCACCGGGCCTTCCGCGAAGCGCTGAGTGCACCTATCGACAGCTCCGCGTTCAGCACCTGGCATGAGCTGTCGCGGCTGATCGAAGAGCGCATGCTCGACATCTACAACGAAGACGCCGCGGCACGTCAGTTGATTCTGGCGCAGCATGGCCTGAGCGAAGTGGTGCAAGCTGACCGCCAGCACGACATGGAACTGGGCGAGCTGATGCACAAGCTGTTCGACCAGCACTTCCAACTGCCGGTGATGCCTGTGGATGTGGATGTGTTTGCCTTGGCCATGGAGCTGAGCGACCGGGTGTATGCGCGGTCGGTGCAGTTGCATGAAGCGATTACCCCGCGCATGGCCGAGGAAGGCAAGCGGGTGTTCGAGGCATATCTGGGGCTTTATCTGCCGCCGTTTCTGAGCAAGCGCTGA
- the gshA gene encoding glutamate--cysteine ligase: MSDLLNRRLSLLGANLPLLKQCLHGIERECLRVTDEGRLAQTPHPQALGSALTNEQITTDYSESLLEFITPALADPAKVLESLEETHRFVYSKLGGEYLWSPSMPCTLPAEEDIPIAEYGTSNIGKLKHVYRKGLALRYGRTMQCIAGIHYNFSLPEALWPLLREAEGGEESDRDYQSSAYIALIRNFRRYSWLLMYLFGASPALDKGFLRGNPHQLEELDAETLYLPYATSLRMSDLGYQSNAQAGLTPCYNNLASYTDSLRKAVGTPYPPYVEVGTHVDGEWVQLNTNILQIENEYYSNIRPKRVTYTGERPIQALTSRGVQYVEVRCLDINPFLPVGIDLTEARFLDAFLLFCALENSPQLDNGECGQCTNNFLTVVKEGRRPGLELRRDGQPIGLKEWASELIGRIGQLAELLDQANGGDEHAKALAAQQAKVDDASLTPSAQVLARMTEHDETFVQFSLRQSHLHAETFREQPLPTERQQAFETLARNSLAEQARLEQQEVGDFDLFVGAYQASILAISN, encoded by the coding sequence TTGAGCGACCTCCTCAACCGCCGCCTGAGCCTGCTCGGCGCCAATCTTCCCCTGCTCAAGCAGTGCCTGCACGGTATTGAGCGCGAATGCCTGCGCGTGACCGACGAAGGTCGCCTGGCCCAGACCCCACACCCGCAAGCCTTGGGTTCGGCGCTGACCAACGAGCAGATCACCACCGACTATTCCGAATCACTGCTGGAGTTCATCACTCCGGCCCTGGCCGACCCGGCCAAAGTGCTTGAAAGCCTCGAAGAGACCCACCGCTTCGTCTACAGCAAGCTGGGCGGTGAGTACCTGTGGAGCCCGTCGATGCCGTGCACCTTGCCGGCAGAAGAGGACATCCCGATCGCCGAGTACGGCACCTCGAATATCGGCAAGCTCAAGCATGTCTACCGCAAGGGTCTGGCCCTGCGTTACGGCCGCACCATGCAGTGCATCGCCGGTATCCACTACAACTTCTCCCTGCCCGAGGCCCTGTGGCCACTGCTGCGCGAAGCCGAGGGCGGCGAAGAAAGCGATCGCGACTACCAGTCTTCGGCCTATATCGCGTTGATCCGCAACTTCCGCCGCTACAGCTGGCTGCTGATGTACCTGTTCGGCGCCTCGCCGGCCCTGGACAAAGGCTTCCTGCGCGGCAATCCGCACCAGCTCGAAGAACTCGACGCAGAAACCCTGTACCTGCCGTACGCCACCAGCCTGCGCATGAGCGACCTGGGCTACCAGAGCAACGCCCAGGCGGGGCTGACGCCCTGCTACAACAACCTGGCCAGCTACACCGACAGCCTGCGCAAGGCGGTGGGCACGCCCTACCCGCCCTATGTCGAAGTCGGCACGCACGTCGACGGCGAATGGGTACAGCTGAACACCAACATCCTGCAGATCGAAAACGAGTACTACTCGAACATCCGCCCGAAACGCGTGACCTACACCGGTGAGCGGCCGATCCAGGCCCTGACCTCGCGTGGCGTGCAGTATGTCGAAGTGCGCTGCCTGGACATCAACCCGTTCCTGCCGGTCGGCATCGACCTCACCGAAGCGCGCTTCCTCGACGCGTTCCTGTTGTTCTGCGCCCTGGAAAACAGCCCGCAGCTGGACAACGGCGAATGCGGCCAGTGCACCAACAACTTCCTCACCGTGGTCAAGGAAGGCCGTCGCCCCGGCCTCGAACTGCGCCGTGATGGCCAGCCGATTGGGCTCAAGGAATGGGCCAGCGAACTGATCGGGCGTATCGGGCAATTGGCCGAACTGCTCGACCAGGCCAACGGCGGCGACGAGCACGCCAAGGCCCTGGCTGCCCAACAGGCCAAGGTCGACGACGCGTCGCTGACTCCTTCAGCCCAGGTGCTGGCCCGCATGACCGAACACGACGAAACTTTCGTCCAGTTCTCTCTGCGCCAGAGCCACCTGCACGCCGAAACCTTCCGCGAGCAACCACTGCCCACGGAGCGCCAGCAAGCCTTTGAAACCCTCGCCCGCAACTCGCTGGCCGAGCAGGCGCGCCTGGAGCAGCAAGAAGTCGGCGACTTCGACCTGTTCGTCGGCGCCTACCAGGCCAGCATCCTGGCGATCAGCAACTGA
- the ssuB gene encoding aliphatic sulfonates ABC transporter ATP-binding protein, whose protein sequence is MTVLKEQPPRLLRGIPLASNGLRKTFGQREVLRGIDLHIPAGQFVAIVGRSGCGKSTLLRLLAGLDKPTAGELLAGAAPLAEAREETRLMFQDARLLPWKKVIDNVGLGLSGDWRAKALEALEAVGLADRANEWPAALSGGQKQRVALARALIHQPRLLLLDEPLGALDALTRIEMQQLIERLWRQHGFTVLLVTHDVSEAVAVADRVILIEDGEVGLDLIVDLPRPRARGSHRLAALESEVLNRVLSVPGAAPEPDPVAPLPTQLRWAH, encoded by the coding sequence ATGACTGTGCTCAAAGAACAGCCGCCACGTCTGCTGCGTGGCATCCCCCTGGCGTCCAACGGTTTGCGCAAGACCTTCGGCCAACGTGAAGTGTTGCGTGGCATCGACTTGCACATCCCGGCAGGCCAGTTCGTCGCCATCGTCGGCCGCAGTGGCTGCGGCAAAAGCACCTTGCTGCGCTTGCTGGCCGGCCTCGACAAACCTACCGCGGGTGAGCTGCTGGCCGGTGCCGCGCCATTGGCCGAGGCCCGCGAGGAAACCCGCCTGATGTTCCAGGACGCACGTCTGCTGCCCTGGAAGAAGGTAATCGACAACGTCGGCCTGGGCCTGTCGGGTGACTGGCGGGCGAAGGCCCTGGAAGCCCTGGAGGCGGTTGGCTTGGCCGATCGCGCCAACGAATGGCCGGCTGCGCTCTCCGGTGGCCAGAAACAACGTGTGGCCCTGGCCCGTGCCCTGATCCACCAGCCGCGCCTGCTGTTGTTGGATGAGCCGCTCGGCGCACTGGATGCCCTGACCCGGATCGAGATGCAGCAATTGATCGAGCGGTTGTGGCGCCAGCATGGCTTCACCGTGCTGCTGGTGACCCACGACGTCAGCGAAGCGGTTGCCGTGGCCGACCGAGTGATCCTGATCGAGGACGGTGAGGTCGGTCTCGACCTGATCGTCGACCTGCCAAGGCCCAGGGCGCGTGGTTCGCACCGCCTGGCGGCGCTGGAAAGCGAAGTGCTCAACCGTGTTTTGTCCGTGCCAGGCGCAGCGCCCGAGCCGGACCCTGTAGCCCCTTTGCCCACGCAGTTGCGTTGGGCCCACTGA
- the ssuE gene encoding NADPH-dependent FMN reductase, whose protein sequence is MLVVSIGGSPSPRSRSGVLLERSRQWLQDRGVEVVNFQVRDFPAEDLLHARFDSPHVQHFQQLVAQADGLVVATPVYKASFAGALKTLLDLLPERALVHKIVLPIATGGSIAHMLAVDYALKPVLSALKAQETLQGIFADDSQVSYAEGNKPAQLVPALEERLLDSLETFHVALARRPRPVAPGVLNERLISARWSI, encoded by the coding sequence ATGCTGGTCGTCTCTATCGGTGGTAGCCCCAGTCCTCGTTCACGCTCCGGCGTGCTGCTAGAGCGTTCACGCCAGTGGCTGCAGGACCGTGGCGTGGAAGTGGTGAACTTCCAGGTGCGTGACTTCCCAGCCGAGGACCTGCTGCATGCGCGCTTCGACAGCCCGCATGTCCAGCACTTCCAGCAGCTGGTGGCCCAGGCCGATGGCCTGGTGGTCGCTACCCCGGTGTACAAAGCGTCGTTCGCCGGTGCCCTGAAGACCTTGCTCGACCTGCTGCCGGAACGTGCACTGGTACACAAGATCGTGTTGCCAATCGCCACTGGCGGCAGCATCGCCCACATGCTGGCGGTGGATTACGCACTCAAGCCCGTGCTGTCGGCACTCAAGGCGCAAGAGACCCTGCAAGGGATCTTCGCCGACGACAGCCAGGTCAGTTATGCAGAGGGCAACAAGCCCGCCCAGCTGGTACCTGCTCTGGAAGAGCGCCTGCTGGACTCGCTGGAAACCTTCCACGTTGCCCTGGCCCGTCGGCCGCGGCCCGTGGCCCCCGGCGTACTCAACGAACGCCTGATCAGTGCTCGCTGGAGCATCTGA
- the ssuC gene encoding aliphatic sulfonate ABC transporter permease SsuC: MSRATSSNLLQRLAPWALPVLLLAVWQLAVSAGWLSTRILPAPSAVISAGVELVRSGEIWTHLAISGWRAGLGFLIGGSIGLVLGFITGLSNWGERLLDSSVQMIRNVPHLALIPLVILWFGIDESAKIFLVALGTLFPIYLNTYHGIRNVDPALVEMARSYGLSGFALFRQVILPGALPSILVGVRFALGFMWLTLIVAETISANAGIGYLAMNAREFLQTDVVVLAIVLYAVLGKLADLAARGLERVWLRWHPAYQPAKKEGA; the protein is encoded by the coding sequence ATGAGTCGTGCAACCTCCTCCAACCTGTTGCAGCGCCTGGCGCCCTGGGCACTGCCGGTACTGCTGCTGGCTGTCTGGCAGCTGGCGGTCAGCGCTGGCTGGCTGTCGACCCGCATCCTGCCAGCGCCCAGCGCGGTGATCAGCGCCGGTGTCGAACTGGTGCGCAGCGGTGAAATCTGGACCCACCTGGCTATCAGTGGCTGGCGTGCCGGGCTGGGCTTTTTGATCGGCGGCAGCATCGGCCTGGTGCTGGGCTTCATCACCGGCCTGTCGAACTGGGGCGAGCGCCTGCTCGACAGCTCGGTGCAGATGATCCGCAACGTACCGCACCTGGCGCTGATTCCGCTGGTGATCCTGTGGTTTGGCATCGATGAGTCGGCGAAGATTTTCCTGGTCGCGCTCGGCACCTTGTTCCCGATCTACCTGAACACCTACCACGGCATCCGCAACGTCGACCCGGCGCTGGTCGAGATGGCGCGTAGCTACGGCCTGTCGGGCTTTGCCCTGTTCCGTCAGGTGATCTTGCCGGGTGCGCTGCCTTCGATCCTGGTGGGCGTGCGTTTCGCCCTGGGCTTCATGTGGCTGACGTTGATCGTGGCAGAAACCATCTCGGCGAATGCCGGCATCGGTTACCTGGCCATGAACGCCCGCGAATTCCTGCAAACCGACGTGGTGGTGCTGGCCATCGTTCTGTACGCCGTGCTCGGCAAGCTTGCCGACCTGGCCGCCCGTGGTCTGGAGCGCGTGTGGCTGCGCTGGCACCCGGCCTATCAGCCGGCGAAGAAGGAGGGCGCATGA
- a CDS encoding TOBE domain-containing protein, translating to MTIKAINVRNQFKGTVKEILEGPVLSEIDVQTASGIVTSVITTRSVKELELQVGSEVIAFVKSTEVSIAKL from the coding sequence ATGACTATCAAAGCCATCAACGTTCGCAACCAGTTCAAAGGCACCGTCAAAGAAATCCTCGAAGGCCCGGTATTGTCGGAAATCGACGTGCAGACCGCTTCGGGCATTGTCACTTCGGTGATCACCACCCGTTCTGTGAAGGAGCTGGAGCTTCAGGTGGGCAGTGAGGTGATTGCCTTCGTGAAGTCGACTGAAGTGTCCATCGCCAAGCTGTGA
- a CDS encoding sulfonate ABC transporter substrate-binding protein has product MRTVFLRRGLVALFAAAVSFGAITQAQAESLRIGYQKYGTLVLLKAKGSLEKRLAEQGIQVQWTEFPGGPQLLEGLNVGSIDFGVTGETPPVFAQAAGADLLYVAYEPPAPHSEAILVPKGSSIQSVKDLKGKKVVLNKGSNVHYLLVRALEDAGLKYNDIQPVYLPPADARAAFERGSVDAWVIWDPYQAAAEQQLQARTLRDGKGLVDNHQFYLATRNYATQHPAVISTLIEEVRSVGEWSQANPQQVTDQVAPLLGLPADITLTSVKRQGYGAAPLTPEVVAAQQKIADTFQALKLIPKPLSIKDVIWTPPAKVASAP; this is encoded by the coding sequence ATGCGCACAGTCTTCTTGCGTCGTGGTCTGGTCGCCCTGTTTGCGGCGGCTGTGTCCTTCGGCGCCATCACTCAAGCCCAGGCTGAAAGCCTGCGTATCGGTTACCAGAAGTACGGCACCCTGGTGCTGCTCAAGGCCAAGGGCTCGCTGGAAAAGCGCCTGGCCGAGCAGGGCATCCAGGTACAGTGGACCGAATTCCCCGGCGGCCCGCAGCTGCTCGAAGGGCTGAACGTCGGCTCGATCGACTTTGGCGTGACGGGCGAAACGCCGCCCGTGTTCGCCCAGGCGGCCGGCGCGGATCTGCTTTATGTGGCTTACGAGCCGCCAGCGCCGCACAGCGAGGCGATCCTGGTGCCGAAAGGGTCGTCGATCCAGTCGGTGAAGGACCTCAAAGGCAAGAAAGTCGTCCTCAACAAAGGCTCCAACGTTCACTACCTGCTGGTCCGCGCCCTGGAAGACGCCGGCCTGAAGTACAACGATATCCAGCCGGTCTACCTGCCGCCTGCCGACGCCCGCGCCGCCTTCGAGCGTGGCAGCGTCGATGCCTGGGTGATCTGGGACCCGTACCAGGCCGCCGCCGAGCAACAGCTGCAGGCACGCACCCTGCGTGACGGCAAAGGCCTGGTCGACAACCACCAGTTCTACCTGGCCACCCGCAATTACGCGACCCAACACCCCGCCGTGATCAGCACGCTGATCGAGGAAGTGCGCAGCGTGGGTGAGTGGTCCCAGGCCAACCCACAGCAGGTCACCGACCAGGTCGCGCCGCTGCTGGGCTTGCCCGCCGACATCACCCTGACCTCGGTCAAGCGCCAAGGCTATGGGGCTGCGCCGCTGACGCCGGAAGTGGTCGCCGCGCAGCAGAAGATTGCCGACACCTTCCAGGCGCTCAAGCTGATTCCCAAGCCGCTGAGCATCAAGGACGTGATCTGGACACCCCCGGCCAAGGTCGCCAGCGCGCCTTGA
- a CDS encoding PaaI family thioesterase, producing MDVPREYVESAFSQLLGCRLQRLDTGVAEVALAVEPHLRNRGQKLHGGAIFSLVDIAMGLACSASHGFDQQSVTIECKINYLRAISDGEVLCTARVLHAGRRTLVVDADVVQGDKLVAKAQGTFAVL from the coding sequence ATGGACGTACCTCGCGAATACGTCGAGAGCGCCTTCAGCCAACTGCTGGGCTGCCGCCTGCAACGCCTGGACACAGGTGTTGCCGAGGTGGCCCTGGCCGTCGAGCCGCACCTGCGCAACCGTGGCCAGAAGCTGCACGGCGGGGCGATCTTCAGCCTGGTGGATATCGCCATGGGCCTGGCCTGTTCGGCCAGCCATGGCTTCGACCAGCAAAGCGTGACCATCGAATGCAAGATCAACTACCTGCGCGCCATCAGCGACGGTGAAGTGCTGTGCACTGCCCGTGTGCTGCACGCTGGCCGGCGCACACTGGTTGTCGACGCCGACGTAGTCCAAGGCGACAAACTGGTGGCGAAAGCCCAGGGAACCTTTGCGGTTCTCTAG